The proteins below are encoded in one region of Myxococcales bacterium:
- a CDS encoding carbon starvation protein A, translated as MTAIGAALVAFFIYIYAYRRYGGFLSSTVFQIRSEQITPAHTLRDDVDFVPTKRSVLFGHHFASITGLAPMLGPAVAVIWGWLPALVWVVFGSVLIGCVHDFSALVVSLRAEGKSIGVVAEGIMGRRAKTLFLFIILFGVALAMGVFVFVIAQLFSTKLTPQKAGYPQAALPSLNIMVLAVLIGWLSFRKGYSVRKLVAFAFPITLASVFAGMQWPTFGLAESLWPSPLTWIALLLVYALAASILPVWSLLQPRDFLNSLLLYLGLLLCYLGFFLSAPEFQAPAVRFSPQGAPPLFPFVFIIIACGAVSGFHGLVSSGTTSKQLDKAEDAKAITYGGMIGESLLGLLAVFACTCGFPDSQSWAKHYANWNSAQSLATKLDAFIQGSASFLNSVGIPTALGATFMAVIVVSFALTTLDSATRLLRYNIEELAKNFGFRSLQNRFASSSFAVFIIGAFALYKVDGKPAALALWELFGTTNQLLAGLTLVTVTLYLKQRKLPIIYTLVPAIVMMMTTLVAMTEKLLEFWQGQKLLLFVVGGILLVFALWILVEGCLAWFRKSDQDRNLSLDVFEKSS; from the coding sequence ATGACTGCTATCGGAGCGGCCCTCGTTGCTTTTTTCATCTACATCTATGCGTATCGTCGTTATGGCGGTTTTTTAAGCAGCACGGTCTTTCAAATCCGTTCTGAGCAAATCACCCCGGCCCACACATTGCGCGATGACGTGGATTTTGTGCCAACAAAACGAAGCGTGCTTTTTGGCCACCATTTTGCGTCGATTACCGGCCTTGCCCCCATGCTAGGGCCAGCCGTTGCAGTTATTTGGGGTTGGCTACCGGCTCTGGTTTGGGTGGTGTTTGGCTCCGTTCTGATTGGTTGCGTGCACGACTTTTCTGCCTTGGTTGTATCGCTGCGTGCAGAAGGAAAATCGATCGGTGTGGTTGCCGAAGGGATCATGGGTCGCCGGGCTAAGACCCTCTTTTTGTTTATTATTCTTTTCGGGGTCGCGCTTGCGATGGGCGTTTTTGTGTTTGTCATCGCGCAGCTTTTTTCAACCAAACTCACCCCGCAAAAAGCCGGATACCCACAAGCCGCCCTTCCATCGCTTAATATTATGGTCCTAGCAGTTTTGATCGGCTGGTTAAGTTTCCGCAAAGGCTACAGCGTACGAAAGCTCGTTGCCTTCGCGTTTCCAATCACACTCGCATCGGTATTTGCCGGCATGCAATGGCCGACTTTTGGACTAGCTGAAAGTCTTTGGCCCAGCCCACTCACTTGGATTGCTTTGCTTCTTGTTTATGCACTTGCTGCATCCATATTGCCCGTGTGGTCGTTGCTGCAACCTCGTGATTTCTTAAATTCCTTGCTTTTGTATCTGGGTCTGCTTCTTTGCTATCTGGGATTCTTTTTGAGCGCTCCGGAGTTTCAAGCCCCGGCAGTGCGCTTTTCGCCACAAGGCGCGCCACCTCTTTTTCCTTTTGTTTTTATAATAATTGCCTGCGGTGCAGTCAGCGGCTTTCATGGCCTGGTATCATCTGGCACCACATCCAAGCAACTTGATAAAGCAGAGGACGCCAAAGCGATTACTTACGGCGGCATGATAGGAGAAAGTCTCTTAGGGCTGCTTGCTGTGTTTGCATGCACATGCGGGTTTCCTGATTCACAAAGCTGGGCGAAGCACTATGCAAACTGGAACTCTGCTCAGAGTTTAGCAACAAAACTGGATGCCTTTATTCAAGGCAGCGCATCGTTTTTGAATAGTGTAGGGATACCCACTGCGCTCGGCGCCACCTTCATGGCTGTCATTGTCGTATCCTTTGCACTTACAACCTTGGATTCAGCAACGCGTCTGTTGCGCTACAACATCGAGGAACTTGCGAAGAATTTTGGTTTTCGCTCCCTGCAAAACCGTTTTGCTTCATCAAGCTTCGCCGTGTTTATTATCGGCGCTTTCGCTCTTTACAAGGTCGATGGCAAACCGGCTGCGCTTGCACTTTGGGAGCTGTTTGGCACCACAAATCAATTGCTCGCCGGTCTTACCCTTGTAACAGTCACGCTCTATCTCAAACAACGCAAATTACCTATAATCTACACGCTTGTTCCGGCCATTGTTATGATGATGACCACCTTAGTTGCCATGACTGAAAAACTTCTTGAGTTCTGGCAGGGACAAAAACTTTTGTTGTTTGTGGTTGGTGGAATTTTACTCGTCTTCGCTCTGTGGATATTGGTGGAAGGATGCCTTGCTTGGTTTCGCAAAAGCGATCAAGACCGCAACCTTAGTCTCGATGTGTTTGAAAAAAGCTCATGA
- a CDS encoding methyltransferase, with product MPPWLDAQHLLGEGTWHRHKSYWHSQLHSKQAADVQARLRNMCIGGATIETVIEPAVPRQAYRKALHEEAVRMRNKTPLFSEAQACLDRESRAFITPEALALDIGKLATERSVLDAGCGVGSNAIAFAREGCAVTALESHPERLAMAMANAKIYGVQELIHFKQSQIDARTPLPPADILFVDPPWLGLEKEKSSLTDYPFLELMLDRFNTEKKWHALWIKLPMRFDLSSLEGFRPLAFFGKGKGDFRRVKFLLLQSSQ from the coding sequence ATGCCACCTTGGCTTGATGCTCAGCATTTACTTGGCGAGGGGACTTGGCATCGGCACAAATCCTATTGGCATAGCCAATTACACAGCAAGCAAGCAGCCGATGTGCAAGCACGTCTGCGCAACATGTGCATTGGCGGCGCTACGATTGAAACAGTCATCGAACCTGCCGTACCGCGGCAGGCCTATCGCAAAGCCCTGCACGAGGAAGCCGTGCGCATGCGGAACAAGACGCCTCTTTTCTCAGAAGCTCAGGCTTGCCTTGATCGTGAATCCCGAGCCTTTATAACACCCGAAGCGCTTGCTCTTGATATTGGAAAACTTGCCACAGAACGAAGCGTGCTCGATGCAGGTTGCGGTGTCGGAAGCAATGCTATCGCTTTTGCGCGTGAGGGCTGCGCAGTCACCGCTCTTGAAAGTCATCCGGAACGCTTGGCCATGGCCATGGCCAATGCAAAAATCTATGGAGTCCAAGAGCTTATTCACTTTAAACAGTCTCAAATCGATGCAAGAACACCCTTACCCCCTGCGGACATTCTATTTGTTGATCCTCCCTGGCTGGGACTTGAAAAAGAAAAAAGCAGTCTTACAGACTACCCTTTTTTAGAGCTCATGCTTGACCGATTTAACACCGAAAAAAAATGGCATGCCTTGTGGATTAAGCTTCCCATGCGTTTTGATTTAAGCTCGCTTGAAGGCTTTCGTCCCTTGGCTTTTTTCGGAAAAGGAAAAGGCGATTTTCGTCGAGTGAAGTTCCTACTATTGCAAAGCAGTCAATAA
- a CDS encoding NAD-dependent epimerase/dehydratase family protein has translation MLKQQKILITGGAGFIGTALCKRLAEDNHIRVLDNLRRNALAVAGLDTHPNIELCVGDVRDADVVNEAAKGMEYFVHMASIAGVDTVLNNPVTTMEVSLLGTMNLLRAAREQSNVKRFIDFSTSEVFGSYAFRVREADVTSLGAVGEARWTYAVSKLATEHLAHNYWKQYGLPACSIRPFNIYGPGQVGEGAVHAFVTRALRNESIKIHNNGDQIRSWCYIDDIVEGILLAMQSDKAVGEAFNIGNARSTVTIYQLARLVVSLAKSNSKIEFVDWDFPDVALRIPDTDKARDLLGFQAHVELEDGLGKTIEWYRERSQ, from the coding sequence ATGTTGAAACAACAAAAGATTCTTATCACCGGTGGCGCTGGCTTTATTGGAACAGCATTATGCAAGCGTCTGGCTGAGGACAATCATATTCGTGTGCTTGACAACTTGAGACGCAACGCACTTGCGGTTGCTGGTCTGGATACTCACCCAAATATTGAACTTTGCGTTGGAGATGTTCGCGATGCGGATGTTGTTAATGAGGCCGCCAAGGGAATGGAGTACTTTGTGCACATGGCTTCCATCGCAGGCGTGGACACCGTGTTAAACAATCCGGTGACCACCATGGAAGTATCGTTGCTAGGAACGATGAATCTTCTTCGTGCAGCACGGGAACAAAGTAACGTTAAGCGTTTTATCGATTTTTCAACCAGTGAAGTTTTCGGCTCCTATGCTTTTCGCGTGCGAGAGGCCGATGTGACCAGTCTTGGTGCAGTCGGCGAGGCGCGCTGGACCTATGCTGTCTCCAAGCTAGCGACGGAGCATCTGGCGCACAACTACTGGAAGCAATATGGCCTTCCTGCCTGCTCTATCCGGCCGTTTAATATCTATGGTCCGGGTCAGGTGGGCGAAGGAGCCGTGCATGCATTTGTCACACGGGCACTACGAAACGAAAGTATAAAGATTCACAACAACGGAGATCAGATTCGTTCGTGGTGTTATATCGACGATATCGTAGAAGGTATTTTGCTGGCGATGCAAAGCGACAAAGCCGTTGGCGAAGCATTTAATATCGGCAATGCACGAAGCACTGTGACTATTTATCAGCTTGCACGTTTGGTCGTGAGTCTTGCAAAAAGCAACTCGAAGATTGAATTTGTCGATTGGGATTTTCCCGATGTTGCCTTGCGGATTCCCGATACAGACAAAGCGCGTGATCTCTTGGGCTTTCAAGCTCATGTCGAACTGGAGGATGGTTTGGGTAAAACCATCGAATGGTATCGAGAACGGTCTCAGTAG
- a CDS encoding tetratricopeptide repeat protein, with translation MTLLDQAKPHSHAEFSNLLSGLAVDGKIALLRAEEQACDESSKKAALLYEIGTLIEEKQGNESLAIREYLAAFNLEPQFRPPLYALIRIFESRRSFKNLLKLYEAEANAAVTPEEKASALVDSGCLLEDHLGQAELARSMYEEAVALAPNYRVAWLFLERSYQDANDTEASDRALSGLAAHIEDKEWQSLLQLELGLRLHERGRSDEALKLLNAASKDSPFEWRFLRQIEFLCRKAERDDALLDILERSALLIDEGSNTRPQLILPFKNGSDLAKRYAASLWAEAARLRVKLNSDSHGAMHNLRRAVELCPQELSLRLQRWFLAAQTSDYAQALEDINFLLTQNPGQDLNAALQFGLAELARAQGDLKKAKHIAQRVHEAYPQAKSLEVFIRDIATQMASPEAAVELLSRQAQRLGGAGQSWWEAAHIAADDLQNPMKARSLYEKALKANDDETAVLREMYGSLLRLGDLYAAQESGAILLEKELSEGEHSALLRDQYELLRDVFGDSGAAEELLNDAIKQEHAHEWVLDTARLFGAMQDNTELCAKAHDQLAGRCNDKRLAAAHYCAAARASARSSRRMVAAQFLKKALSLVPDHAYALALLETLLNSGEKTFELMEIVQEVASQHIEHSGIETSLLTSAIEADLNGDIPNAIRMYRQLSHISQGALAPLWHLRRIAHRQGSNDLLAEVLHSLYELEQKQSRFGHATLEWGEHQSYFQGNYNAAEELFSQVFHHPDIGFAAALSVLSQPLTPEHSEHRSAAVEQMLKWTQGSHRENLRQDRCALLGEGAEAVDSLEDFVEEYPENMWARLTQLSQWTVRPNEGERRAHTLLALAKLSKDPHAAADIMLHALRTVMISDAEDAYGDAVIFAHEINPKNDPMIAALAFDETLSGGDDPETRARALETWNDRAGSEWGPGIRAALGRALVASGRYDSAFQVLSDVVNTDPDDLASWEALGLAAEKLENWEEVAWAREQMAERSPDPLKAKLLEQAASVWIDKLGEPTEGERRLRVALKLRPELSTAFDRYHNLLRDRKDTNALLELLAMRLPVVTDNKQFSKLLYEQAILFRSIGNLEGAKHSVEQLLDHDGAHIGALALLSEANTALGDWEGAISALRRLASSEVPLSQKRVARLASANLLENKMNDSLSAFEELLLLQKEYPNDPELSLRIGSLAEKLGNFKKAIEIWENLATESEGEQRGVYYKFVARIYRHQIGEATPAIRAYEEALKANPTDADACEEILACDIDGKAKRRTIRNFQIGLYEHLQKHPFSPELMRQLLRSANWAEERDRQKVVLEAMRCLGFASQEELQQLDRLQRTEQFRFESNFDERVLEELLQHNVHSPVDEIGQLIAEEFCSKSFVSLETAGLFKQNRIKKRHENAEREELRKIAALFSVPIGDCYMDLDSPSRIIAVQRGTDLYWGIGSNLLAPFACAQRFEIGRQLFGIRSGVLPWVHRGATETSAQIFSIAESMGKRLSSGVGYFVQNEMSDHSVRQFSGRNKRKLNSLWNEMDSRGDSILAYARSIEFASAAVGLILCGNLPEALGVILDGPIDKHRVHQSRLARELISFWISDRAIRIRRQLGATQ, from the coding sequence ATGACACTACTCGATCAGGCTAAGCCTCATAGCCATGCTGAATTTTCAAATTTGCTTTCCGGCTTAGCGGTAGACGGAAAAATCGCCCTTTTGAGAGCAGAAGAACAAGCTTGCGATGAGAGCAGTAAAAAAGCTGCCCTGCTCTATGAAATCGGAACCTTGATCGAAGAGAAACAGGGGAACGAAAGTTTAGCCATTCGCGAATATCTTGCAGCCTTTAATCTGGAGCCACAGTTTCGGCCCCCGCTCTATGCGCTGATTCGAATATTCGAAAGCAGACGTTCTTTTAAGAACTTATTAAAACTTTATGAAGCCGAAGCAAACGCCGCGGTCACACCGGAAGAGAAAGCCTCTGCTTTAGTGGATAGCGGCTGTCTGCTTGAAGATCATCTCGGTCAGGCCGAACTCGCACGTTCCATGTACGAAGAAGCTGTTGCGCTTGCCCCAAACTACCGAGTCGCGTGGCTCTTTTTGGAACGTTCTTACCAGGATGCAAACGACACGGAGGCTAGCGACCGCGCGCTGAGTGGTTTAGCGGCACATATTGAAGACAAAGAGTGGCAAAGTCTTTTGCAGCTCGAATTGGGCCTTCGACTGCACGAACGCGGACGCAGTGATGAAGCGCTCAAACTTTTGAACGCGGCATCGAAAGACAGTCCCTTTGAGTGGCGGTTCCTGCGCCAAATCGAATTCCTATGCCGCAAAGCTGAGCGCGATGATGCCTTGCTTGATATTTTAGAACGTTCTGCATTGCTTATTGACGAAGGGAGCAACACAAGACCACAGCTCATCTTGCCATTTAAGAACGGTTCTGATTTAGCAAAACGCTATGCGGCGTCTCTTTGGGCCGAAGCTGCTCGGCTGCGTGTAAAGCTAAACAGTGACTCGCACGGAGCCATGCACAATCTGCGTCGCGCAGTCGAGTTGTGTCCGCAAGAGCTGTCCTTGCGTTTGCAGCGTTGGTTTCTCGCCGCTCAAACAAGCGATTACGCCCAAGCCTTGGAAGACATTAACTTTCTGTTGACCCAAAACCCCGGCCAAGACTTAAACGCTGCTTTGCAATTCGGCTTAGCAGAACTTGCAAGAGCCCAAGGCGATTTAAAAAAAGCAAAACACATCGCGCAGCGTGTGCATGAAGCCTATCCACAAGCGAAGAGTCTTGAAGTGTTCATTCGAGATATCGCAACTCAAATGGCGAGTCCGGAAGCCGCGGTTGAACTTCTAAGTCGCCAAGCTCAACGTCTTGGCGGAGCCGGTCAGAGTTGGTGGGAAGCAGCTCACATCGCTGCCGATGATCTCCAAAACCCAATGAAAGCCCGTTCGCTTTACGAAAAAGCGCTTAAGGCAAATGACGATGAAACTGCTGTGCTTCGTGAAATGTATGGCAGCCTATTGCGCCTTGGCGATTTGTATGCCGCCCAAGAGTCGGGTGCAATTCTTTTAGAAAAAGAGCTTTCGGAAGGTGAGCACAGTGCACTGCTGCGTGATCAATATGAACTTTTGCGCGATGTTTTTGGCGATAGCGGTGCAGCCGAGGAACTACTGAACGATGCCATAAAGCAAGAGCATGCGCATGAATGGGTGCTCGATACCGCACGACTTTTCGGAGCCATGCAGGATAACACAGAACTTTGTGCAAAAGCTCACGACCAACTTGCTGGGCGATGCAATGACAAACGACTTGCAGCTGCTCACTATTGTGCAGCCGCACGGGCAAGCGCACGCTCAAGCCGACGCATGGTTGCCGCTCAGTTCCTAAAAAAAGCGTTAAGTCTTGTCCCCGACCATGCCTATGCGCTCGCTTTGCTCGAGACCTTACTTAACTCAGGCGAAAAAACCTTTGAACTCATGGAAATCGTTCAGGAGGTCGCATCGCAGCACATCGAGCATTCCGGAATTGAAACATCCTTGCTCACAAGTGCAATCGAAGCAGATCTTAACGGAGATATCCCTAACGCAATCCGGATGTACCGACAGCTCAGCCACATTAGCCAAGGAGCCCTTGCCCCGTTGTGGCATCTCCGTCGTATTGCGCATCGGCAAGGCAGCAATGATCTGCTTGCCGAGGTATTGCATAGTCTTTACGAGCTTGAACAAAAGCAATCCCGTTTTGGACACGCCACATTGGAGTGGGGGGAACATCAATCGTACTTTCAAGGAAATTATAACGCTGCGGAAGAACTCTTCAGTCAGGTGTTTCATCACCCTGACATCGGCTTTGCAGCTGCACTTAGTGTGCTGAGCCAACCCCTTACTCCGGAACACAGCGAACATCGCAGCGCAGCCGTTGAGCAAATGCTGAAATGGACACAAGGATCGCATCGCGAAAACCTTAGACAAGATCGCTGTGCTCTTCTGGGCGAAGGGGCTGAGGCGGTGGATTCGCTGGAAGATTTCGTTGAAGAATACCCAGAGAACATGTGGGCTCGACTCACCCAGCTTTCGCAATGGACCGTGCGCCCTAATGAAGGAGAGCGAAGAGCCCACACTTTGTTAGCGCTCGCAAAGCTTAGCAAAGATCCTCACGCCGCCGCCGACATCATGTTGCATGCTTTACGAACCGTCATGATTTCGGATGCCGAAGACGCTTACGGCGATGCGGTCATTTTCGCACATGAGATTAATCCCAAGAACGATCCAATGATTGCCGCACTCGCTTTCGATGAAACATTGAGCGGAGGCGATGACCCGGAAACACGCGCACGCGCTCTTGAAACATGGAACGACCGCGCTGGATCCGAGTGGGGGCCAGGCATTCGCGCGGCGCTTGGTCGCGCGTTGGTCGCTTCAGGGCGCTACGACAGTGCATTCCAAGTACTTAGCGATGTGGTCAATACAGACCCAGACGATTTGGCTTCGTGGGAAGCCTTGGGTCTCGCCGCGGAGAAACTCGAGAACTGGGAAGAAGTCGCTTGGGCACGAGAGCAAATGGCAGAACGCAGCCCCGATCCACTCAAAGCAAAACTTCTCGAACAAGCAGCAAGCGTGTGGATCGATAAGTTAGGTGAACCTACGGAAGGCGAAAGACGCTTACGCGTCGCACTCAAGCTTAGGCCTGAACTTAGCACCGCTTTCGACCGCTATCACAACCTGCTTCGTGACCGAAAAGACACCAACGCTTTGTTGGAACTGCTCGCGATGCGACTGCCCGTTGTTACGGACAACAAGCAATTCAGCAAACTTCTTTACGAACAAGCTATCTTGTTCCGATCCATTGGAAACTTAGAAGGGGCAAAGCACTCCGTTGAACAACTACTCGACCACGACGGGGCACATATTGGAGCGCTGGCACTACTCTCCGAAGCCAACACCGCTTTGGGTGATTGGGAAGGTGCCATCTCGGCACTACGCCGGCTGGCCAGCAGTGAAGTTCCACTCTCCCAAAAACGAGTCGCTCGTTTGGCATCGGCCAATCTTCTTGAAAACAAAATGAACGATTCACTTTCGGCGTTTGAAGAGCTCTTGCTCCTTCAAAAAGAATATCCCAACGATCCAGAGCTAAGTTTACGTATCGGTAGTCTCGCTGAGAAACTTGGAAACTTCAAAAAGGCTATCGAGATCTGGGAGAATCTCGCGACTGAATCGGAGGGGGAGCAACGAGGCGTTTACTACAAATTTGTCGCGAGAATATATCGTCACCAGATTGGAGAGGCGACTCCCGCCATACGCGCCTACGAAGAGGCTCTAAAAGCCAACCCGACCGACGCGGATGCTTGTGAAGAAATCCTTGCGTGCGACATCGACGGAAAAGCCAAACGTCGAACGATTCGCAATTTCCAAATAGGTCTTTATGAACATCTTCAGAAGCATCCATTTTCGCCTGAACTCATGCGGCAGTTGCTACGTTCGGCAAATTGGGCGGAAGAAAGAGACCGACAAAAAGTAGTTCTTGAGGCCATGCGATGTTTGGGCTTTGCTAGCCAAGAGGAACTCCAACAATTGGATCGCCTGCAGAGAACCGAGCAGTTTCGTTTTGAAAGCAACTTCGATGAACGTGTGCTCGAAGAATTGCTCCAGCACAATGTGCATAGTCCCGTTGACGAGATCGGACAGCTTATTGCTGAAGAGTTCTGCTCTAAGTCCTTCGTGTCGCTCGAAACCGCAGGGCTCTTTAAGCAGAATCGAATCAAAAAACGGCACGAGAACGCCGAACGAGAAGAATTGCGAAAAATTGCTGCTTTATTCTCTGTTCCAATTGGCGATTGCTACATGGACCTTGACTCCCCGAGTCGCATCATAGCGGTGCAACGTGGCACGGACCTCTATTGGGGTATTGGCTCGAATCTTCTTGCCCCCTTCGCCTGTGCCCAACGTTTTGAAATAGGGCGCCAGCTTTTCGGAATCCGCTCCGGCGTCTTACCGTGGGTTCACCGTGGAGCGACGGAAACCAGCGCTCAGATTTTTTCGATTGCTGAATCGATGGGGAAGAGATTGTCCTCCGGGGTTGGTTATTTTGTTCAAAACGAAATGAGCGATCACAGCGTTCGACAGTTTAGTGGGCGAAACAAACGTAAACTTAATAGTTTATGGAATGAAATGGATTCGCGAGGCGACAGTATTCTTGCCTACGCGCGAAGTATCGAATTCGCCTCGGCCGCCGTAGGCTTGATCCTCTGTGGCAATCTGCCTGAAGCTCTTGGTGTAATCCTCGATGGCCCTATCGACAAACATCGCGTTCATCAATCGCGCTTAGCGCGCGAACTGATTTCCTTCTGGATTTCCGATCGAGCCATCCGAATAAGGCGACAACTGGGGGCGACTCAATGA
- a CDS encoding tetratricopeptide repeat protein, whose protein sequence is MLALASALDLFPDDPILGMLLLRYDNTTHSTQRLRIAQTLLSRDSSTLAHAFVLDAAWQCLARGDLQTSTAFLTQHSQHNPTDPFHFRIADHLKSDPTKLIAESIRASDQSVQNDSTVFAVEHLCTITNTILKIPQANLRALQLLSDQNPTNKALARALQRSFIQLGNKDELSSIDARMGELLDSVSDCTTHTRAAARYALSQSSARASAADKILLRTDETQLSDSWIARRLLGAALRTNNIERTAISRQIIAEGASRNSEKAPFALRAVSVLEFQGQSQEAANLLTKSIGGNEVSFHFEEELARLFFEMGEGKAAAEHFEAAARLCHLPSHSLCLWHHAGSIWQDEVADRTKAVAALEQAAAIDIAYSDVFDRLRRLLQDHGGLRQLAALTLERIKAGGDPRSVVELHVQLADLYQQLGKADEAKKHLELALSTEPDHLDALREFAELSSASESWEDAANAYIRIARISRDHDELRRIFLALGSIYESKTPDAKRAEAAFKRVIRIAPDDLTAMQRLAKVYVDDGNMAQAIETLSHLVDKDLDPERNRDHRLKLAQAYESSGKLRQAEQTLERARKHTPADIIVIQSLADFYDRQGATSAYAMHLNRATDDFRHAIRNDLSDAAAWHGLVRVLGWREKHDAARACASAALSTGIVDIEISKLLSPDGAARLDIQNASNDELDQLLSPEMLAPAVRTLFTLSASAMEKLFPIDLRSFKAQKIGRREKSREIADRVSALLGRSAAHVHVTESTSHLCVPISSNPLSILISRDLIETTNDDELFFLMARAIKVADSSLSVTSRTKPYDVALLLASVIHICDPEFFPPGIEIEELEVYSKHMNKYLSKRLKQQIIPHALEVSAMQNFDPGILGNLAFQLGSRFGLLLLGSAPSAVAALLKLHGHPDPSSNLARRIVAIREINELSSLISFAISEEHFEARLRVSTQKS, encoded by the coding sequence ATGCTGGCACTCGCTTCAGCCCTTGATTTATTTCCAGACGACCCGATTTTGGGGATGCTGCTTCTACGCTATGACAACACAACGCACTCCACTCAGCGACTGCGAATCGCGCAGACACTGCTGAGCAGGGATTCTTCAACTCTTGCACACGCTTTCGTGCTTGACGCAGCTTGGCAGTGCCTAGCACGCGGCGATTTGCAAACGAGCACTGCTTTTCTTACGCAACACAGCCAACACAATCCTACGGATCCCTTTCATTTTCGCATTGCAGATCATCTAAAAAGCGACCCAACGAAACTCATCGCGGAAAGCATTCGTGCCTCTGATCAAAGCGTGCAGAATGACTCGACTGTTTTTGCTGTTGAACATCTTTGCACAATCACCAATACAATTTTAAAAATCCCTCAAGCAAATTTGAGAGCTTTGCAACTGCTGTCCGACCAAAACCCTACCAACAAAGCACTTGCCAGAGCACTTCAACGCAGTTTCATTCAACTCGGCAACAAAGACGAACTGAGTTCTATCGACGCTCGCATGGGAGAACTTCTCGATTCCGTATCGGATTGCACCACGCACACAAGAGCTGCAGCTCGTTATGCGCTCTCTCAGTCGTCGGCACGAGCTAGCGCAGCAGACAAAATCTTACTACGCACCGATGAAACACAACTTTCGGATTCGTGGATTGCGCGACGTCTACTCGGAGCAGCATTGCGAACGAACAACATCGAGCGCACGGCTATCTCACGACAAATTATTGCTGAAGGCGCTTCCCGCAACAGTGAAAAAGCACCTTTTGCGTTGCGCGCCGTAAGTGTGCTTGAATTCCAAGGGCAGTCGCAGGAAGCAGCCAACCTCCTTACCAAGTCCATCGGTGGGAACGAGGTATCTTTTCACTTTGAGGAAGAACTCGCGCGACTTTTCTTTGAAATGGGAGAAGGGAAAGCTGCAGCTGAGCATTTTGAAGCTGCTGCGAGACTCTGCCACCTACCCTCGCATTCCCTTTGCCTTTGGCATCACGCCGGCAGTATCTGGCAGGACGAGGTCGCAGATCGAACAAAAGCGGTTGCCGCATTGGAACAAGCCGCGGCTATCGACATCGCCTATTCCGATGTTTTTGACCGCTTGCGACGTCTTCTCCAAGACCATGGTGGACTGCGTCAGCTTGCAGCACTCACCCTGGAACGCATTAAGGCAGGAGGGGACCCCAGGTCCGTCGTCGAGTTACATGTACAGCTTGCAGATCTCTACCAGCAACTTGGAAAAGCTGACGAAGCTAAGAAACACTTGGAACTGGCCCTGTCGACTGAGCCGGATCATCTCGATGCTCTGCGGGAATTTGCCGAGCTTTCGAGTGCATCAGAGAGCTGGGAGGATGCGGCTAATGCGTACATCCGAATTGCACGAATCTCCCGCGACCATGATGAGCTGCGACGAATTTTTTTGGCTCTGGGCAGTATTTATGAATCAAAAACACCCGATGCAAAGCGTGCGGAAGCTGCGTTTAAGCGTGTGATTCGCATTGCTCCCGATGACCTTACTGCAATGCAGCGACTTGCCAAAGTCTATGTCGACGACGGAAACATGGCTCAGGCTATTGAGACCCTTAGTCACCTTGTAGATAAAGACTTGGATCCGGAACGTAACAGAGATCACCGCCTAAAACTCGCTCAGGCCTACGAAAGTAGTGGGAAGCTGCGCCAAGCTGAGCAGACTTTAGAAAGAGCTCGGAAGCATACGCCAGCGGATATCATCGTAATTCAGTCTCTGGCTGATTTCTACGACCGCCAAGGTGCGACCAGCGCTTACGCCATGCACCTAAACCGGGCCACCGACGATTTCCGCCATGCTATCCGCAATGACCTCAGTGACGCCGCAGCGTGGCACGGACTCGTGAGGGTTTTAGGTTGGAGAGAAAAACACGATGCGGCCAGAGCTTGTGCATCAGCGGCTCTTTCAACAGGAATCGTCGACATCGAGATTTCTAAATTACTTTCTCCTGACGGCGCCGCTCGTTTGGACATACAAAATGCATCCAATGACGAACTGGACCAACTCCTGAGTCCTGAGATGCTTGCGCCAGCAGTGCGTACGCTTTTCACTCTTAGCGCATCGGCTATGGAAAAATTATTCCCGATCGACCTGCGAAGCTTCAAGGCTCAAAAGATTGGCCGTCGCGAAAAGTCCCGTGAAATCGCTGATCGGGTTTCTGCTCTACTAGGCCGAAGCGCAGCGCACGTGCACGTAACTGAGTCAACATCACATCTCTGTGTCCCTATCAGTTCAAACCCTCTGTCGATTTTAATCAGTCGTGATCTCATCGAGACAACCAACGATGACGAGCTGTTCTTCCTGATGGCTCGCGCCATAAAAGTGGCAGACAGTTCTCTGTCCGTCACAAGCCGAACGAAGCCTTACGATGTTGCCCTGCTTTTGGCCTCGGTAATTCACATCTGCGATCCGGAATTCTTTCCTCCCGGAATCGAGATTGAGGAACTTGAAGTCTATTCAAAGCACATGAATAAGTACCTGTCCAAACGCCTCAAGCAGCAAATCATACCACATGCCTTAGAGGTTTCTGCAATGCAGAACTTTGATCCAGGTATTCTCGGCAATCTTGCATTCCAGCTGGGAAGCCGTTTTGGCTTGCTGCTTCTGGGTTCAGCCCCATCAGCCGTGGCTGCGCTCCTCAAACTTCACGGACACCCCGATCCTTCTTCAAACTTGGCCCGTCGCATAGTAGCGATTCGCGAGATTAATGAGTTATCTTCACTTATTAGTTTCGCAATATCAGAAGAGCACTTTGAAGCCAGACTAAGAGTGAGTACTCAGAAAAGCTAG